In a genomic window of Equus przewalskii isolate Varuska chromosome 4, EquPr2, whole genome shotgun sequence:
- the PRPS1L1 gene encoding ribose-phosphate pyrophosphokinase 3: MPNIKIFSGSSHQDLSQKIADRLGLELSKVMTKKFTNQETCVDIGESVHGEDVYIVQSGCGEINDNLMELLIMINACKIASASRVTAVIPCFPYARQDKKDENRAPISAKLVANMLTIAGADHVITMDLHASQIQGFFDIPVDNLYAEPAVLRWIRENISEWRNCIIVAPDAGGAKRVTSIADRLNVDFALIHKERKKASKVDHMVLVGDVKDRVAILVDDIADTCGTICHAADKLLSAGATRVYAILTHGIFSGPAITRINSACLEAVVVTNTIPQEDKMKHCSKIQVIGIAMILAEAIRKTHNGESVSYLFSHVPL; the protein is encoded by the coding sequence ATGCCaaatataaaaatcttcagcGGCAGCTCCCACCAGGACTTATCCCAGAAAATTGCGGACCGCCTGGGCCTGGAGCTAAGCAAGGTTATGACCAAGAAATTCACCAACCAGGAGACCTGCGTGGACATTGGTGAGAGTGTGCATGGAGAGGATGTCTACATAGTGCAGAGTGGTTGTGGTGAAATCAACGACAATCTAATGGAGCTTTTGATCATGATTAATGCCTGCAAGATTGCTTCAGCCAGCCGGGTTACCGCAGTCATCCCGTGCTTCCCTTATGCCCGGCAGGATAAGAAGGATGAGAATCGGGCCCCAATCTCTGCCAAGCTTGTTGCAAATATGCTGACTATAGCAGGTGCAGATCATGTCATCACCATGGACCTACATGCTTCTCAAATTCAAGGCTTTTTTGATATCCCAGTAGACAACTTGTATGCAGAGCCCGCTGTCCTGAGGTGGATAAGGGAGAATATCTCTGAGTGGAGGAACTGCATTATTGTCGCGCCAGATGCTGGTGGAGCCAAGAGAGTGACCTCCATTGCAGACAGATTGAATGTGGACTTTGCCTTGATTCACAAAGAACGGAAGAAGGCCAGCAAAGTGGACCACATGGTGTTGGTGGGAGATGTGAAGGATCGTGTGGCTATCCTTGTGGATGACATAGCTGACACCTGTGGTACAATTTGCCATGCAGCTGACAAACTTCTCTCAGCCGGAGCCACCAGAGTTTATGCCATCTTGACTCATGGAATCTTTTCTGGCCCAGCCATTACTCGCATCAACAGTGCGTGCTTGGAAGCAGTAGTGGTCACCAATACCATACCTCAGGAGGATAAGATGAAGCATTGCTCCAAAATACAGGTGATTGGCATCGCCATGATCCTTGCGGAAGCCATCAGGAAAACTCACAATGGGGAATCTGTTTCCTACCTATTCAGCCATGTCCCTTTATAA